One Chitinophagaceae bacterium C216 genomic window carries:
- the bshA gene encoding N-acetyl-alpha-D-glucosaminyl L-malate synthase, with protein sequence MRIGIVCYPTFGGSGVLATELGKALAEKGHLVHFITYQQPVRLSMFMPNIFYHEVQVPTYPLFDFPPYETALASTMVNVIKTNNLDLLHVHYAIPHASAAFMAKMILQQEGKDIPVITTLHGTDITLVGKDKMFAPVVSFSINQSDVITAVSENLKEETYATFDIQKEIEVVYNFVDVERFNRKPLDAFKKVLAPNGERVILHASNFRQVKRIADVVQVFNEIQKQIPAKLLFVGDGPERQNAEEQGRALGIFDKMIFVGKQEQIEDVFAIADLFLLPSEYESFGLAALEAMASKVPVVSTNAGGLKEVNIDGVSGYTAEIGDIETMSARALDILRDEATLQGFRERAFHHAQQYHISNIIPQYEAIYRRFCKDC encoded by the coding sequence ATGCGAATAGGAATTGTTTGTTACCCGACATTTGGTGGTAGTGGCGTTTTGGCTACAGAATTAGGAAAAGCATTAGCGGAAAAAGGACATCTTGTGCATTTTATTACCTATCAGCAGCCGGTAAGACTCAGCATGTTCATGCCTAATATCTTCTATCATGAGGTACAAGTGCCCACCTATCCCTTATTTGATTTTCCTCCGTACGAAACGGCATTAGCTAGCACCATGGTAAATGTAATTAAAACAAACAATCTGGACCTCCTTCATGTGCACTATGCCATTCCGCATGCCTCAGCAGCCTTTATGGCAAAAATGATCTTACAACAGGAAGGGAAAGATATCCCTGTAATCACCACGCTGCATGGCACTGATATTACGTTGGTAGGAAAAGACAAGATGTTTGCCCCCGTTGTATCATTTTCGATTAACCAAAGTGATGTCATTACCGCAGTATCGGAAAACCTTAAAGAAGAAACCTATGCCACTTTTGACATTCAGAAAGAGATCGAAGTAGTATACAACTTCGTAGATGTAGAACGGTTTAACCGTAAACCATTAGATGCATTTAAAAAAGTACTAGCCCCTAACGGAGAAAGAGTAATACTCCATGCTTCTAACTTTCGACAAGTGAAGCGTATTGCCGACGTGGTGCAGGTTTTTAACGAGATACAAAAACAAATTCCTGCTAAACTATTATTTGTAGGAGACGGACCCGAAAGACAAAACGCAGAAGAACAGGGACGCGCTCTGGGCATTTTTGATAAGATGATTTTTGTAGGGAAGCAGGAGCAAATTGAGGATGTATTTGCTATTGCCGACTTATTTTTACTTCCTTCCGAATACGAAAGCTTTGGGTTGGCTGCATTGGAAGCTATGGCCTCCAAGGTGCCTGTAGTGTCTACCAACGCAGGGGGATTAAAAGAAGTAAATATTGATGGCGTTTCGGGTTATACAGCGGAGATAGGAGATATTGAGACAATGAGTGCAAGGGCATTGGATATTCTTCGTGATGAAGCCACTCTTCAAGGTTTCAGAGAGCGCGCCTTTCATCACGCACAGCAATATCATATCAGCAATATTATTCCGCAATACGAAGCCATCTACCGTAGGTTCTGTAAAGATTGTTAG
- the ffh gene encoding Signal recognition particle protein: MFSNLQDKLESAFKNLKGQARITELNIASTVKEIRRALVDADVNYKIAKEFTDKIKEKAIGEKVINSISPGQLMVKIVKDELAELMGGEEAPLNAKGNPAVILIAGLQGSGKTTFSGKLAHYLKTKKGLNPLLVAADIYRPAAIEQLRVLGEQIGVEVHMEPENKDAVSIARAAVAGAKSKNKNVVIIDTAGRLAIDEEMMTEVANIKHAVNPQEILFVVDSMTGQDAVNTAKAFNERLDFTGVVLTKLDGDTRGGAALSIKYTVNKPIKFISNGEKMDALDVFYPERMAQRILGMGDITSLVERAQQQFDEEQAKKIESKIRKNKFDFADFKAQLEMIKKMGNMKDLLSMIPGVGKHVKDLDISDDSFKGIEAIIDSMTPEERSNPDIINGSRRKRIALGAGKDIAEVNAFMKQFEQMREMMKNMNKMGAFGRMMPGGFGGLKRR, encoded by the coding sequence ATGTTTAGTAACCTTCAGGATAAATTAGAAAGTGCCTTTAAAAACCTTAAAGGGCAAGCTAGAATTACCGAACTTAACATTGCATCCACGGTAAAGGAAATTCGTCGTGCATTGGTGGATGCTGATGTAAACTATAAAATAGCAAAAGAGTTTACGGACAAAATAAAGGAAAAGGCCATTGGGGAGAAAGTAATCAACTCCATCAGCCCCGGACAGCTCATGGTAAAAATCGTAAAAGATGAGTTGGCCGAGCTGATGGGTGGCGAGGAAGCCCCTTTGAATGCCAAAGGCAATCCGGCTGTTATTCTTATTGCAGGATTACAAGGTAGCGGTAAAACTACTTTCAGCGGTAAACTGGCTCATTACCTGAAGACCAAAAAGGGGCTCAACCCTTTACTGGTTGCAGCCGATATTTATCGTCCGGCAGCTATTGAACAATTGCGCGTGTTGGGAGAGCAGATTGGTGTAGAAGTGCATATGGAACCTGAAAACAAGGATGCCGTAAGCATTGCTCGCGCTGCTGTAGCCGGTGCCAAAAGCAAAAACAAAAATGTAGTTATTATAGATACTGCCGGTCGTTTGGCTATTGACGAGGAAATGATGACCGAGGTGGCTAACATTAAACATGCTGTAAACCCACAGGAAATTCTTTTTGTGGTGGACAGTATGACCGGTCAGGATGCCGTAAATACGGCCAAAGCGTTCAACGAACGCCTAGATTTTACCGGGGTGGTACTTACCAAATTAGATGGTGATACCCGCGGGGGGGCGGCCCTTTCTATCAAATACACAGTAAACAAGCCCATTAAGTTTATCAGCAATGGTGAAAAAATGGACGCCTTGGATGTGTTCTATCCCGAAAGGATGGCACAACGTATCCTAGGTATGGGCGATATCACCTCGCTGGTAGAACGCGCCCAACAGCAGTTCGATGAAGAACAGGCCAAAAAAATCGAAAGCAAAATCAGAAAAAATAAATTTGATTTTGCCGATTTCAAAGCTCAGCTGGAAATGATTAAGAAAATGGGCAACATGAAAGATCTTTTGAGTATGATCCCCGGTGTAGGCAAGCATGTAAAAGATCTGGACATCAGCGATGATAGTTTTAAGGGCATTGAAGCGATCATCGATTCCATGACGCCGGAAGAACGCTCTAATCCCGATATCATCAATGGCAGCCGCCGCAAGCGCATTGCTTTAGGTGCCGGAAAAGATATTGCCGAGGTGAATGCTTTCATGAAGCAGTTCGAACAAATGCGCGAGATGATGAAAAATATGAATAAAATGGGTGCCTTTGGACGTATGATGCCGGGAGGTTTCGGCGGACTTAAAAGAAGATAA
- the fieF gene encoding Ferrous-iron efflux pump FieF, with protein sequence MQPSVPLQNLRMQKWVASVSLVLVVLKFAAYYFTASVAILTDAMESIVNVVAGFVGAYSLFIAAQPRDRNHPYGHGKAEFLSAAVEGILIGATGIFILYEAIRKLINPVPVERVDLGIILIAITAIINYALGAVCIQKGKKNRSLALEASGRHLQTDTYSTLAVIAGLIVIYFTRIYWIDAMVAVILAGFILYTSYNIIRRSIAGIMDEADKVLQEEMIQYINGYRRENWIDLHNLRIIKYGSIFHIDAHLTVPWYFNVREAHEEIDIFSNIIKEAYGASVELFVHSDGCVEGVQCPICLKKDCPVRKQPFEKKVAWTLDNVLNNKKHYS encoded by the coding sequence ATGCAACCTTCTGTTCCATTGCAAAACTTAAGAATGCAAAAATGGGTTGCATCGGTATCGCTTGTACTGGTAGTTCTGAAGTTTGCAGCATACTACTTTACGGCTTCGGTGGCCATTCTTACCGATGCCATGGAAAGCATCGTAAATGTAGTAGCGGGTTTTGTGGGGGCTTACAGTTTGTTCATAGCTGCACAGCCTCGCGATCGCAATCACCCTTATGGTCATGGCAAGGCCGAGTTTCTGTCGGCGGCTGTGGAGGGTATCTTAATCGGGGCGACAGGAATTTTTATATTATATGAAGCGATTCGGAAGCTTATCAATCCTGTACCTGTCGAAAGAGTCGATTTAGGCATTATACTCATTGCCATCACCGCAATTATCAATTACGCGCTAGGTGCTGTATGCATCCAAAAGGGGAAAAAGAACCGGTCTCTGGCGCTAGAGGCTAGCGGCAGACATCTACAAACCGATACTTATTCCACGCTGGCTGTAATTGCGGGGTTAATTGTCATCTATTTTACCCGTATTTACTGGATAGATGCAATGGTGGCCGTAATATTGGCGGGATTTATTCTTTATACTTCATATAATATCATTCGGCGCTCCATAGCAGGAATAATGGATGAGGCAGATAAGGTACTGCAGGAAGAAATGATTCAGTATATCAACGGATATCGTAGGGAAAATTGGATTGATTTACATAACTTACGCATTATCAAGTACGGGAGTATTTTTCATATAGATGCCCATTTAACAGTACCCTGGTACTTTAACGTGCGGGAGGCACATGAGGAGATAGATATTTTTTCGAACATTATAAAAGAAGCATATGGGGCATCTGTAGAACTTTTTGTACATTCAGATGGTTGTGTAGAAGGGGTGCAGTGTCCTATATGCCTGAAAAAAGACTGCCCAGTACGCAAACAACCTTTTGAGAAAAAGGTGGCGTGGACACTGGACAATGTGCTGAATAATAAAAAGCATTATAGTTAA